The following proteins come from a genomic window of Polaribacter dokdonensis:
- a CDS encoding beta-ketoacyl-[acyl-carrier-protein] synthase family protein, whose product MNNRVVITGLGVVAPNGVGLDQFTNAIQNGKSGIQFHQHLKDKGFSCCIGGIPNVSEEKKLEYLTALQLRGFNSTSILYGCMAAIDAWKDAGFLVDENSIIDYNSGVIFGTGTSGIEKFRESIYKIDDNKVRRLGSTSVVQTMASGISAYLGGILGFGNQITTNSSACTTGTEALLMGFERIKIGKAKRMLVGSSSDSSLYSWGGFDAMRVMTYKHNDSPEKGSRPMSKTASGFVPGSGSGALVLESLESALERNATIYAEVLGGNINSGGQRNGGTLTAPNAEAVQKCIVDALLDSNISADEIDAINGHLTATSKDSLEIENWTKALQRKGDDFPLINSLKSQIGHCLAASGAIETVASVLQIKEQFVFPNINCEDIHPEISELIATEKIPTKSVEKEINIVAKASFGFGDVNACVIFKKYS is encoded by the coding sequence ATGAACAATAGAGTTGTAATTACGGGTTTAGGGGTTGTTGCTCCAAATGGAGTTGGTTTAGACCAATTTACAAATGCTATTCAAAATGGTAAATCAGGTATACAATTTCATCAGCATTTAAAAGATAAAGGTTTTTCTTGTTGTATAGGAGGAATTCCAAATGTTTCAGAAGAAAAAAAACTCGAATATTTAACAGCATTACAATTAAGAGGTTTTAATAGCACTTCTATTCTATATGGATGCATGGCTGCTATTGATGCTTGGAAGGATGCAGGTTTTTTGGTTGATGAAAACTCAATTATTGATTACAATTCTGGTGTAATTTTTGGAACAGGCACATCAGGAATCGAAAAGTTTAGAGAATCTATTTATAAGATAGATGATAATAAGGTAAGACGTTTAGGTAGCACTTCTGTTGTACAAACTATGGCAAGTGGAATTTCTGCATATTTAGGAGGTATTTTAGGTTTTGGTAATCAAATCACTACAAATTCTTCTGCTTGTACAACTGGTACAGAAGCTTTGCTAATGGGTTTTGAACGTATTAAAATAGGCAAAGCAAAACGAATGTTAGTAGGCAGCTCAAGTGATAGTTCTTTATATTCTTGGGGTGGTTTTGATGCAATGAGAGTAATGACTTATAAGCATAATGATTCTCCAGAAAAAGGTTCAAGACCCATGAGTAAAACAGCATCTGGTTTTGTGCCTGGAAGTGGTTCTGGAGCTCTAGTTTTAGAATCTTTAGAAAGTGCTTTAGAAAGAAATGCTACTATTTATGCTGAGGTTTTAGGAGGAAATATAAACTCTGGAGGTCAAAGAAATGGAGGTACTCTTACAGCTCCAAATGCAGAAGCAGTTCAAAAATGTATTGTTGATGCATTATTAGATTCCAATATTTCTGCAGATGAGATTGATGCTATAAATGGCCATTTAACAGCAACTAGTAAAGACAGTTTAGAAATCGAAAATTGGACCAAAGCTTTGCAAAGAAAAGGAGATGATTTTCCATTGATAAACTCATTAAAATCGCAAATTGGGCATTGTCTAGCAGCCTCAGGTGCTATAGAAACTGTAGCTTCAGTGTTGCAAATTAAAGAACAGTTTGTGTTTCCAAATATAAATTGCGAAGACATTCATCCTGAAATTTCTGAGTTAATAGCTACAGAAAAAATACCAACTAAAAGTGTAGAAAAAGAAATCAATATTGTAGCAAAAGCAAGTTTTGGTTTTGGTGATGTAAATGCTTGTGTTATCTTTAAAAAATATTCTTGA
- a CDS encoding ABC transporter ATP-binding protein — translation MLTVNHISFHYPKSKIVLNDFNFSLNQGEHLCVMGESGCGKSTLLKAIYGLLDLNKGSIHWNDEQILGPEFNLVPGFDTFKYVAQDFDLMPYISVSENIKKYLSRFYPKESEQRTQELLEVIEMKAFENTKVKNLSGGQKQRVAIARALAKEPVLLLLDEPFSQIDNFKKNTLRRNLFQYLKEKNIACIVATHDKNDALSFADYLLVIKDNKILINENPEDAYANPKEKYVTSLFDDVNEVIINNKKQLLYPHQIKIIEKSNLQAQVTNAYYKGGFWLIEVSFNNQLLFVNHANALSKGAKVNLGIKKVT, via the coding sequence ATGCTTACTGTAAACCATATTTCCTTTCACTATCCCAAATCTAAAATTGTTTTAAATGATTTTAATTTTAGCCTAAATCAAGGAGAACATCTTTGTGTAATGGGTGAAAGTGGCTGTGGAAAATCGACACTTTTAAAAGCTATTTATGGTTTATTAGATTTAAATAAAGGATCTATCCATTGGAATGATGAACAAATTCTTGGGCCAGAGTTTAACCTAGTACCTGGATTTGATACATTTAAATACGTGGCTCAAGATTTTGATTTAATGCCTTATATTTCTGTATCAGAGAATATTAAAAAGTACTTATCTCGCTTTTATCCTAAAGAAAGTGAACAAAGAACACAAGAGCTTTTAGAAGTTATAGAAATGAAAGCTTTCGAGAACACAAAAGTTAAAAACTTAAGTGGTGGCCAGAAACAAAGAGTAGCTATTGCACGAGCCTTAGCTAAAGAACCTGTGCTTTTGTTATTAGATGAACCCTTTAGCCAAATAGATAATTTTAAGAAAAATACACTTCGTAGAAATCTATTTCAATACTTAAAAGAGAAGAATATAGCTTGTATAGTTGCTACACATGACAAAAATGATGCCCTTTCTTTTGCTGATTACTTATTAGTAATTAAAGACAATAAGATTTTAATAAACGAAAATCCTGAAGATGCTTATGCAAACCCAAAAGAGAAATATGTTACCTCTTTATTTGATGATGTAAACGAAGTAATTATAAATAATAAGAAACAATTATTATATCCTCATCAAATTAAAATTATTGAAAAATCTAATTTACAGGCACAAGTTACAAATGCCTATTATAAAGGAGGTTTTTGGTTAATTGAGGTGTCATTTAATAATCAACTTTTATTTGTTAATCATGCAAATGCACTATCAAAAGGAGCAAAAGTTAATTTAGGCATAAAAAAAGTCACCTAA
- a CDS encoding 3-hydroxyacyl-ACP dehydratase FabZ family protein, producing MKAAEIIKLLPYQKPFLFVDELTELSEIGVSGSYTFKENEFFYEGHFKENPITPGVILTETMAQIGVVSFGIFLLKDVISSTKKPKIALTSNQVDFFLPVLPNEKITVISEKEYFRFNKLKCKVKMLNANNELVCRGTISGMIIVK from the coding sequence ATGAAAGCAGCTGAGATCATAAAACTATTACCTTATCAAAAACCATTTTTGTTTGTTGATGAATTAACAGAGCTTTCAGAAATTGGAGTTTCTGGTTCATATACATTTAAAGAAAACGAGTTTTTTTATGAAGGTCATTTTAAAGAAAACCCTATAACTCCTGGTGTAATACTAACTGAAACTATGGCTCAAATTGGGGTAGTAAGTTTCGGAATTTTTTTGTTGAAAGATGTAATTTCATCAACCAAAAAACCAAAAATTGCACTAACTTCTAATCAAGTTGATTTCTTTTTACCTGTATTACCTAATGAGAAAATTACAGTAATTTCAGAAAAAGAATATTTTAGATTCAATAAACTAAAATGCAAAGTTAAAATGTTAAATGCAAATAATGAATTGGTTTGTAGAGGAACCATTTCTGGAATGATAATCGTAAAATAG
- a CDS encoding GreA/GreB family elongation factor translates to MELKKQLLESCKSFVNERLQTVQQTISSNQKALTSEAKSSAGDKHETGRAMLQLEMEKASQQLVGISEMNTILSKINTSITSEIAHLGSIIYTNSATYFLSISAGQIVIGDNLYFAISVSSPIGKLLLGKSKGQTISFNNKKIEIVLIK, encoded by the coding sequence ATGGAGCTCAAAAAACAACTTTTAGAATCTTGTAAATCGTTTGTAAATGAGAGGTTGCAGACTGTGCAACAAACTATATCATCTAATCAGAAAGCTTTAACTTCTGAAGCAAAAAGTTCTGCAGGAGATAAACATGAAACAGGTAGAGCTATGTTGCAATTAGAAATGGAGAAAGCAAGTCAGCAATTGGTTGGAATTTCTGAAATGAACACAATATTATCTAAAATAAATACAAGTATAACTTCTGAAATTGCACATCTAGGAAGCATCATCTATACAAATAGTGCCACCTATTTTTTAAGTATTTCTGCAGGCCAAATAGTGATAGGAGATAATTTGTATTTTGCAATATCTGTTTCTTCACCAATTGGTAAACTATTACTGGGCAAATCAAAAGGTCAAACAATTTCGTTTAATAATAAAAAAATAGAAATTGTATTAATTAAATAA
- a CDS encoding 4'-phosphopantetheinyl transferase family protein: MIGNDVVDLELAKTQSNWQRKGFLKKQFSENEIRAIEKAQNPFELVWLFWSMKEAAYKCHIQTDKNRFFAPKKFHCFITSKNEGVVEFLEHTFKMQYKLTKEYIHSWVVKEGIVQKSFYIDNIKKQSITTNQNLLNNFSTETVIRKDEFGVPYLSRQNQKLPVFISTAHHGNYGAYAIFK; the protein is encoded by the coding sequence ATGATAGGTAATGATGTTGTTGATTTAGAGCTTGCAAAAACACAAAGCAATTGGCAACGTAAAGGTTTTTTAAAAAAACAGTTTTCAGAAAATGAAATTAGAGCGATTGAAAAGGCTCAAAATCCGTTTGAACTGGTATGGCTTTTTTGGAGCATGAAAGAAGCTGCTTATAAATGCCATATTCAAACTGACAAAAATCGCTTTTTTGCTCCTAAAAAATTTCATTGTTTTATCACCTCAAAAAATGAAGGTGTTGTTGAGTTTTTAGAGCATACATTTAAAATGCAATATAAATTAACAAAAGAGTACATCCACTCTTGGGTTGTTAAAGAAGGTATTGTTCAAAAGTCCTTTTATATAGATAATATCAAAAAACAATCTATAACTACAAATCAAAATTTGCTGAATAATTTTTCTACAGAAACTGTTATCAGAAAAGATGAATTTGGAGTTCCTTATCTTTCTAGACAAAATCAGAAATTACCAGTATTTATTTCTACAGCTCATCATGGAAATTATGGTGCTTATGCAATATTTAAGTAA
- a CDS encoding thioredoxin family protein — MKDIIQESLKNTYTYLEYKNLVKHLLAEGKSTGPNQSEALTNYSLLNDKRMKRLDKTIKLTENTQLEIAKVTQPQTWLVITEGWCGDAAQNLPVIDKMASLNSNIELKLVLRDENLALMDLFLTNGGRSIPKLIILDKDVNVINTWGPRPKVATKMVADYKAEHGALDATFKQDLQVWYNKDKGQSTQNDFVEMIQNSFLKEA; from the coding sequence ATGAAAGATATTATACAAGAAAGTTTAAAAAATACATACACCTATTTAGAATATAAAAATTTGGTAAAACACCTTTTAGCTGAAGGTAAATCTACTGGTCCTAATCAATCTGAAGCATTAACAAATTACAGTTTGTTAAATGATAAAAGAATGAAACGTCTAGACAAAACCATTAAGCTAACTGAAAATACGCAATTAGAAATTGCAAAAGTTACCCAGCCACAAACCTGGCTTGTAATTACAGAAGGTTGGTGTGGAGATGCTGCCCAAAATTTACCTGTAATAGATAAAATGGCTAGCTTAAACTCAAATATTGAGTTGAAGTTGGTTTTGCGTGATGAAAATTTGGCTTTGATGGATTTGTTTCTAACCAATGGTGGTAGGTCTATTCCTAAATTAATCATTTTAGACAAAGATGTAAACGTTATAAATACTTGGGGTCCAAGACCAAAAGTAGCTACTAAAATGGTTGCAGATTATAAAGCAGAACATGGTGCTTTAGATGCCACTTTTAAACAAGATTTACAAGTTTGGTATAATAAAGACAAAGGACAAAGTACTCAGAACGATTTTGTAGAAATGATTCAAAACTCATTCTTAAAAGAGGCTTAG
- a CDS encoding SDR family oxidoreductase, giving the protein MVKEFEHKNEWALILGGSSGLGLATAKKLAKHGLNICIVHRNSRSQKEEIEQQFKEIQDQNIEFLSFNIDALNIAKRENCLVELKEHLGEKGKIKTLIHSIAKGNLKPMVSEENQTLQNDDFQITINAMAISLYDWFKSIFERKLFAEDARIISFTSEGNTKPWQNYAAVSAAKVTLEAISRNIALEFASFGIRANCIQAGVTDTASLNMIPNSDAIKKHTLKRNPFQKLTTPDNVANAAYLLCKDEASWINGTILKVDGGESLN; this is encoded by the coding sequence ATGGTAAAAGAATTTGAACATAAAAACGAATGGGCTTTAATTTTAGGAGGCTCTAGTGGTTTGGGTTTAGCTACTGCAAAAAAATTGGCAAAACACGGTTTAAATATTTGTATTGTTCATAGAAATTCAAGATCACAGAAAGAGGAGATAGAGCAACAGTTTAAAGAAATTCAAGATCAGAATATAGAATTTTTAAGCTTTAATATTGATGCTTTAAATATTGCCAAAAGAGAAAATTGCTTGGTAGAATTGAAAGAACATTTAGGAGAAAAAGGCAAAATAAAAACGCTAATTCATTCCATTGCTAAAGGCAATTTAAAACCAATGGTTTCAGAAGAAAATCAAACGCTTCAAAATGATGATTTTCAAATTACCATAAATGCAATGGCTATTAGTTTATATGATTGGTTTAAATCTATTTTTGAAAGAAAACTTTTTGCAGAAGATGCAAGAATCATCAGTTTTACGAGTGAAGGTAATACAAAACCTTGGCAAAATTATGCAGCTGTTTCTGCAGCAAAAGTAACCTTAGAAGCCATTTCTAGAAACATTGCATTAGAGTTTGCATCATTTGGAATTAGAGCAAATTGCATACAAGCAGGTGTAACAGATACAGCATCTTTAAATATGATTCCAAATAGTGATGCAATTAAAAAACACACCTTAAAAAGAAATCCTTTTCAAAAACTTACAACACCTGATAATGTTGCAAATGCTGCCTATTTATTATGTAAAGACGAAGCTTCTTGGATTAATGGAACAATACTAAAAGTTGATGGAGGAGAAAGTTTGAATTAA
- a CDS encoding acyl carrier protein: MTKEALIAKLKEIIKPYVQDEQAFNNLSEDTDFIKDLKINSANLVDVVLDVEDEFDIEIDNDSMEKMLSVKAAIEIIEAKLAAK, translated from the coding sequence ATGACAAAAGAAGCACTTATTGCCAAATTAAAAGAAATTATAAAGCCTTATGTGCAAGATGAACAGGCTTTTAATAATTTATCTGAAGACACAGATTTTATTAAAGATCTAAAAATTAACTCTGCTAATTTAGTAGATGTGGTTTTAGATGTAGAAGATGAATTTGATATAGAAATAGACAATGATTCTATGGAAAAAATGCTTTCTGTTAAAGCTGCAATAGAAATAATTGAGGCAAAGTTAGCAGCTAAATGA
- a CDS encoding AraC family transcriptional regulator, translating to MPITQLPNKYCAVHTEPNFCTAKLEELFSLPPLETMTAFHSLNYYILLLITEGEGKHNIDYTDYTYTKGTLLAIRRNQIHRFYKSDAKGYVIFFKEDFLNRYLNENEVSKSIQAFNELLTSPKTQIADQELTEIIKLVQSLEMESSVVADEYSLRINRSLLHVLLSLVHRIKSRGFNKVELNNHLKEFIKFQNLVEKNYHKTKKVEDYAHMMGFSAKKLNTIVNFISNKSVKAFIDEVVIIKAKKDILHTNMSAKQVAFKLGFNDPANFYKYFKKHTSYTPESFRKTVKV from the coding sequence ATGCCAATTACACAATTACCTAATAAATATTGTGCTGTACACACAGAGCCAAACTTTTGTACAGCAAAGCTAGAAGAGTTATTTAGCCTTCCTCCTTTAGAGACTATGACTGCGTTTCATAGTTTAAATTACTACATTTTACTTTTAATTACAGAAGGAGAAGGAAAACATAATATAGATTATACAGATTACACCTACACAAAAGGAACACTTTTAGCCATTAGAAGAAATCAAATACATCGCTTTTATAAGAGTGATGCCAAAGGATATGTAATTTTTTTTAAAGAAGATTTTTTAAATAGGTATTTAAATGAAAATGAAGTTTCTAAATCTATACAAGCTTTTAATGAGCTATTAACTTCTCCAAAAACTCAGATAGCTGATCAAGAACTAACAGAGATAATAAAACTGGTTCAAAGTTTAGAAATGGAATCGAGTGTTGTTGCAGATGAATATTCTTTACGAATAAATAGAAGTTTACTCCATGTTTTATTGTCTTTGGTTCATAGAATTAAATCTAGAGGCTTTAATAAAGTCGAGTTAAACAACCATTTAAAAGAGTTTATTAAGTTTCAAAATCTTGTAGAAAAGAATTATCACAAAACTAAAAAGGTAGAAGACTATGCACATATGATGGGTTTTTCAGCTAAGAAATTAAATACTATTGTAAATTTTATTAGTAATAAATCTGTTAAAGCCTTCATAGACGAAGTCGTTATTATAAAAGCGAAAAAAGACATTTTACATACAAATATGTCTGCAAAACAAGTGGCCTTTAAGCTTGGTTTTAATGACCCAGCTAACTTTTATAAGTACTTTAAAAAACATACCTCTTATACTCCAGAAAGTTTTAGAAAGACAGTGAAAGTTTAA